The proteins below are encoded in one region of Mycobacteriales bacterium:
- a CDS encoding helix-turn-helix domain-containing protein yields the protein MDAPEDVEDVMDKLLLTPVEAAQALGIGRSKVYELLQSGQLKSVRIGSCRRVPLDAVHDLLAELRRTG from the coding sequence GTGGACGCTCCCGAGGACGTGGAGGACGTCATGGACAAACTGCTGCTCACGCCGGTCGAGGCCGCTCAGGCTCTCGGGATCGGCCGGTCGAAGGTCTACGAGCTCCTGCAGAGCGGACAGCTGAAGTCGGTCCGCATCGGCAGCTGCAGGCGCGTCCCCCTCGACGCCGTCCACGACTTGCTGGCCGAGCTTCGCCGGACGGGCTGA
- a CDS encoding site-specific integrase, producing MLDKLAAIRRTLDSGLPVGTSRPMTLGDYLEAWLRDTLPTVVRRSTAESYASLTRQHIIPGLGHHRLDKLTAVHIRAFLKDKSAQISPRTNRPLAPRTLQYLHAVLRLALEQARRDDLVVRNVAGLVAGPRVQRVEIEPLTPEEAGSLLAEAAADRLSPLWLLVTALGLRRGEALALRWDDVDLDRGHLQVRASLQRVGGQLVRSEMPKTKSSRRALPLPALVVTALQSHRAAQVQERLASDVWLDDTLVFTTGVGTPLEPRNVLRSFHALCDRAQVRRVRIHDLRHAAASFMLLQGVDMRVVMGTLGHSRLATTSDLYTHLLEPVQRAAADRMDDLLRQVNPRLRSLITAVAVSVAVRNAKGAVRPGRPLRPALS from the coding sequence GTGCTCGACAAGCTCGCCGCGATCCGGCGCACCCTGGATTCCGGGCTGCCGGTCGGCACGAGCCGGCCGATGACCCTCGGCGACTACCTCGAGGCGTGGCTGCGCGACACGCTCCCGACGGTGGTCCGGCGGTCCACGGCGGAGTCGTACGCGAGCCTGACCAGGCAGCACATCATCCCGGGGCTGGGACACCACCGACTCGACAAGCTCACCGCGGTCCACATCCGCGCGTTCCTCAAGGACAAGAGCGCGCAGATCAGCCCGCGGACGAACCGGCCGCTGGCCCCCCGCACGCTCCAGTACCTGCACGCGGTGCTGCGTCTCGCGCTGGAGCAGGCACGCCGGGACGACCTGGTGGTGCGCAACGTCGCAGGCCTGGTCGCGGGACCGAGGGTGCAGCGCGTCGAGATCGAGCCGCTCACGCCGGAGGAGGCGGGCTCGCTCCTTGCCGAGGCGGCTGCGGACCGCCTGTCGCCGCTGTGGCTGCTCGTCACCGCCCTCGGGCTCCGCCGCGGCGAGGCGCTGGCGCTGCGGTGGGACGACGTCGACCTCGACCGAGGACACCTTCAGGTCAGGGCGAGCTTGCAGCGCGTGGGCGGACAGCTCGTCCGCTCCGAGATGCCGAAGACGAAGTCGAGCCGGCGGGCACTTCCCCTACCGGCGCTCGTCGTCACGGCCCTGCAGTCCCACCGTGCGGCCCAGGTGCAGGAACGGCTCGCATCAGACGTCTGGCTCGACGACACGCTCGTCTTCACCACCGGCGTCGGGACGCCGCTCGAGCCGCGCAACGTCCTTCGGTCGTTCCATGCGCTCTGCGACCGCGCGCAGGTCCGCCGGGTCCGCATCCACGACCTCCGGCACGCGGCTGCGTCGTTCATGTTGCTGCAGGGCGTCGACATGCGCGTCGTGATGGGCACGCTCGGCCACTCGCGGCTGGCCACGACGAGCGACCTCTACACGCACCTGCTCGAGCCGGTGCAGCGCGCCGCCGCCGACCGGATGGACGACCTGCTGCGCCAGGTCAACCCCCGGCTCCGGAGCTTGATCACCGCCGTGGCTGTATCTGTGGCTGTACGGAACGCGAAAGGAGCCGTCCGACCGGGACGACCCCTCCGACCTGCACTCTCCTGA
- a CDS encoding beta-propeller domain-containing protein: protein MPARSHSAAAGVVAAVLAATGALTLLPGAAPTASAQDLVPYASCAALLEHYRGELEKTATPWGFGAGGIGLFDSARSSDTAAPAAAAPQPVGAEAGSATGGVVGSGPTGTNVQERGVDEPDLAKISGNLLLAVAENRLQVLHTGARPELLGSAPLGRDAWGAELLVDGDRVLVLVPQGGWSGRRGFSGGVGPQPGSTTALLFDLSEPATPRLLEQLELDGRYLSARLSDGAVRLVTTSAPAPAATQPVAPYGQEQQATALAANRRKALQVGLSEVLPQIERRTAGGMVLTSGNAVGCGQVRHASSPQGSSTLLVTTLDLRRGLEPRDTTGVTTDGDLVYAAADRLYVATSRWGTTPQPVEDTRPADTATAGVEQKVTTELHAFDTTSADRTAYTGSASVPGYVMGRWALSSHDGHLRVATTSAPPWGGGAPTESGVTVLEERDDGLVQVGRLLGLGVGERIYAVRYFGDLATVVTFRQTDPLYVLDLGDPRAPRKLGELKIPGFSTYLHPVGDDLLLGVGQDADTSGRVTGMQVSLFDLSDRSTPVQVDRLGLGQAWSPAAEDSRAFGFDTGSATALLPLSTWDASPTSEALGIRVDGHRLREAGRLVVRADAPAERVLHDGEHVYAVSRRGVVAGAIADFARTGAVDFAR, encoded by the coding sequence ATGCCAGCTCGTTCCCACTCCGCCGCGGCCGGCGTCGTCGCCGCGGTCCTCGCCGCCACCGGGGCGCTGACGCTGCTGCCCGGCGCCGCCCCGACCGCGTCGGCGCAGGACCTGGTGCCGTACGCCTCCTGCGCCGCGCTGCTGGAGCACTACCGCGGCGAGCTGGAGAAGACGGCGACGCCGTGGGGCTTCGGGGCGGGCGGAATCGGCCTGTTCGACTCGGCCCGCAGCAGCGACACCGCGGCTCCGGCCGCCGCGGCACCGCAGCCGGTCGGCGCGGAGGCCGGTTCCGCCACGGGCGGTGTGGTCGGCAGCGGACCGACCGGCACCAACGTGCAGGAGCGCGGCGTCGACGAGCCGGATCTCGCCAAGATCTCGGGGAACCTGCTGCTCGCCGTGGCCGAGAACCGCCTGCAGGTCCTGCACACGGGAGCCCGGCCTGAACTGCTCGGCAGCGCGCCGCTGGGCCGCGATGCGTGGGGCGCGGAGCTGCTGGTCGACGGCGACCGGGTGCTTGTGCTGGTCCCGCAGGGCGGCTGGTCCGGCCGCCGCGGCTTCTCCGGCGGCGTCGGTCCCCAGCCCGGCAGCACGACGGCGCTGCTGTTCGACCTGTCCGAGCCGGCCACACCCCGGCTGCTGGAGCAGCTGGAGCTGGACGGCCGCTACCTGTCGGCCCGGCTCTCGGACGGCGCCGTACGCCTGGTGACCACCTCGGCACCGGCCCCGGCCGCGACGCAGCCGGTCGCGCCGTACGGCCAGGAGCAGCAGGCCACCGCGCTGGCGGCCAATCGCCGAAAGGCCTTGCAGGTGGGGCTGTCCGAGGTGCTGCCTCAGATCGAGCGGCGCACCGCCGGCGGGATGGTGCTGACTTCCGGCAACGCCGTCGGCTGCGGGCAGGTCCGCCACGCGTCCTCACCACAGGGCTCCAGCACACTGCTCGTCACCACCCTGGACCTGCGTCGCGGCCTCGAGCCGCGGGACACCACCGGCGTCACCACCGACGGGGATCTGGTGTACGCGGCGGCGGACCGGCTGTATGTCGCGACCAGCCGGTGGGGGACCACGCCCCAGCCGGTCGAGGACACCCGGCCGGCGGACACCGCCACCGCGGGCGTCGAGCAGAAGGTGACCACCGAACTGCATGCCTTCGACACCACGTCTGCCGACCGCACCGCGTACACCGGCAGCGCCTCCGTCCCCGGCTATGTGATGGGCCGTTGGGCGCTGTCGTCCCACGACGGGCACCTGCGCGTCGCGACGACCAGTGCGCCGCCCTGGGGCGGTGGCGCCCCGACCGAGTCCGGCGTCACCGTGCTCGAGGAGCGCGACGACGGGCTCGTCCAGGTCGGCCGGCTGCTCGGTCTGGGAGTCGGCGAGCGGATCTACGCGGTGCGCTACTTCGGCGATCTCGCGACGGTGGTGACCTTCCGCCAGACCGACCCGCTCTACGTGCTGGACCTCGGCGACCCACGGGCGCCCAGGAAGCTGGGTGAGCTGAAGATCCCCGGCTTCTCGACCTACCTGCACCCGGTCGGCGACGACCTGCTGCTCGGCGTCGGGCAGGACGCGGACACCAGCGGCCGGGTCACCGGGATGCAGGTGTCGCTGTTCGACCTGTCCGACCGGAGCACGCCTGTCCAGGTGGACCGGCTGGGGCTGGGGCAGGCCTGGTCCCCCGCAGCGGAGGACAGCCGCGCCTTCGGCTTCGACACCGGCAGCGCGACGGCGCTGCTGCCGCTCAGCACCTGGGACGCGAGCCCGACCAGCGAGGCACTCGGCATCCGCGTCGACGGCCACCGCCTGAGGGAGGCCGGGCGGCTGGTGGTCCGGGCCGACGCGCCGGCGGAGCGGGTGCTGCACGACGGGGAGCACGTGTACGCCGTCAGCCGGCGCGGGGTCGTCGCCGGCGCGATCGCCGACTTCGCGCGCACCGGGGCCGTCGACTTCGCCCGGTAG
- a CDS encoding SDR family NAD(P)-dependent oxidoreductase, translated as MSDISFDGRVAVVTGAGGGLGRTYALELARRGAAVVVNDLGGSVNGQGGDSTAAQLVVDEIAAAGGDAVPNFDSVMTPEGGANVVKTAVDNFGKVDVVVNNAGFLRDKSFLKLTWEDLDAILDVHLKAAFYVSQPAFAIMKENGYGRFVFTASNATFGNFGQTNYAAAKMGLVGLSNTIAVEGARAGILSNVIMPVAKTRMTTELLGDFADYLAPELVTPMVTYLCSEACTTTHGAYSAAGGRYAAVNWTLGQGWFAGSGVTPTAEDIQAHLDQIQDREGATVPKSTTDEIVALNDIFTT; from the coding sequence GTGTCCGACATCAGCTTCGACGGCCGGGTGGCCGTCGTCACCGGGGCCGGCGGCGGCCTCGGCCGCACCTACGCCCTCGAGCTCGCCCGCCGCGGTGCCGCCGTCGTGGTCAACGACCTCGGCGGCAGCGTCAACGGCCAGGGCGGCGACTCCACGGCCGCCCAGCTGGTCGTGGACGAGATCGCCGCCGCGGGCGGCGACGCCGTACCGAACTTCGACTCGGTCATGACGCCCGAGGGCGGCGCGAACGTCGTCAAGACCGCGGTCGACAACTTCGGCAAGGTCGACGTCGTGGTCAACAACGCCGGCTTCCTGCGGGACAAGAGCTTCCTCAAGCTCACCTGGGAGGACCTCGACGCGATTCTCGACGTCCACCTCAAGGCGGCGTTCTACGTGAGCCAGCCGGCCTTCGCGATCATGAAGGAGAACGGCTACGGCCGCTTCGTGTTCACCGCCTCCAATGCGACGTTCGGCAACTTCGGCCAGACCAACTACGCCGCCGCCAAGATGGGCCTGGTCGGCCTGTCCAACACGATCGCGGTCGAGGGCGCCCGCGCCGGCATCCTGTCGAACGTGATCATGCCGGTGGCGAAGACCCGGATGACGACGGAGCTGCTCGGCGACTTCGCCGACTACCTGGCGCCGGAGCTGGTCACGCCGATGGTGACCTACCTGTGCAGCGAGGCCTGCACCACGACGCACGGCGCGTACTCCGCGGCCGGCGGGCGCTATGCCGCGGTCAACTGGACGCTGGGCCAGGGCTGGTTCGCCGGCTCGGGGGTGACCCCGACGGCCGAGGACATCCAGGCCCACCTCGACCAGATCCAGGATCGCGAGGGCGCCACCGTCCCGAAGTCGACCACCGACGAGATCGTCGCGCTGAACGACATCTTCACCACGTAG
- a CDS encoding FAD-binding oxidoreductase: protein MNLPLDALREAVGAEHVLLDPELTASYEKDWTGRFSGRAGCVVRPRDTAEVAEVVRACAAAGVAVVVQGGNTGLVGGGVPAGGEVLLSTTRLDQLDEVDVAAAQVTAGAGVTLAALQAQARAAGLDVGVDLAARDSATVGGLVATNAGGIRVLRYGSMRAQLLGAEAVLADGSVVSRMAGLLKDGTGYDLVGLLAGSEGTLGIVTKVRLRLVPRPVARCVALLALESTQAAVDLLPGLRDRLPSLSAAELLFAEGIALVRKHSGLPAPFDVEHPAYLLLECADRVDPTDTLVEAVGEAEGLLDATVATDVAGQRALWAYREQHTEAINAEGVPVKLDVSVPLRSLPTLVSQLAPTVSAVAPQTQLIVFGHVHEGNLHVNVLGAGSRDEDVTDAVLRLVASLSGSISSEHGVGRAKVRWLPLSRSATEIAAMRAIKDALDPRGTLNPGVLLP, encoded by the coding sequence GTGAACCTGCCCCTCGACGCGCTCCGGGAGGCGGTGGGCGCGGAGCACGTGCTGCTCGACCCCGAGCTGACCGCGTCGTACGAAAAGGACTGGACGGGCCGTTTCTCGGGCCGGGCCGGCTGCGTGGTGCGGCCGCGTGACACCGCCGAGGTCGCCGAGGTCGTGCGCGCCTGCGCCGCCGCGGGCGTCGCCGTCGTGGTGCAGGGCGGGAACACCGGGCTGGTCGGCGGCGGCGTCCCCGCCGGCGGCGAGGTGCTGCTCTCGACGACCCGGCTGGACCAGCTCGACGAGGTGGACGTCGCGGCCGCGCAGGTGACCGCCGGCGCGGGCGTGACGCTGGCGGCGCTGCAGGCGCAGGCCCGCGCGGCGGGCCTGGACGTCGGTGTCGACCTGGCCGCCCGTGACTCGGCCACCGTCGGCGGGCTGGTGGCGACCAACGCGGGGGGGATCCGGGTGCTGCGCTACGGCTCGATGCGCGCCCAGCTGCTCGGGGCGGAGGCGGTGCTCGCCGACGGCTCGGTGGTCTCGCGGATGGCCGGGCTGCTCAAGGACGGCACCGGCTACGACCTGGTGGGGCTGCTCGCCGGCAGCGAGGGCACCCTCGGGATCGTCACGAAGGTCCGGTTGCGGCTGGTGCCGCGGCCGGTCGCGCGGTGCGTCGCGCTGCTGGCGCTGGAATCGACCCAGGCGGCGGTGGACCTGCTGCCCGGCCTGCGTGACCGGCTGCCCTCGCTGTCCGCCGCCGAGCTGCTGTTCGCCGAGGGAATTGCTCTGGTACGCAAGCATTCCGGTCTGCCGGCGCCGTTCGATGTGGAGCACCCGGCGTACCTGCTGCTCGAGTGCGCGGACCGGGTGGATCCCACGGACACGCTGGTCGAGGCGGTCGGGGAGGCCGAGGGGCTGCTCGACGCGACAGTCGCCACCGACGTGGCCGGACAGCGCGCGTTGTGGGCCTACCGCGAGCAGCACACCGAGGCGATCAACGCCGAGGGCGTGCCGGTCAAGCTGGACGTGTCGGTGCCGCTCCGGTCGCTGCCGACGCTCGTCTCGCAGCTGGCGCCGACGGTCTCGGCCGTCGCACCGCAGACACAGCTGATCGTCTTCGGACACGTGCACGAGGGCAACCTGCACGTCAACGTCCTCGGCGCCGGCTCGCGGGACGAGGACGTGACCGATGCGGTGCTGCGCCTGGTCGCCTCGCTGTCCGGGTCGATCAGCTCGGAGCACGGCGTCGGCCGCGCCAAGGTCCGCTGGCTGCCGCTGTCCCGCAGCGCAACCGAGATCGCCGCGATGCGGGCGATCAAGGACGCGCTCGACCCCCGCGGGACCCTCAACCCCGGCGTACTCCTGCCCTGA
- the serA gene encoding phosphoglycerate dehydrogenase, translating into MSAPERALLLENIHSDAAWTLKDAGYDVERLDRALGPDELAERVAGVRLLGIRSNTTLTAEVLDAAPDLLAVGAFCIGTNQIDLAAAAERGVAVFNAPFSNTRSVVELALSEIIALTRRLTVKNADMHAGRWDKSAVGSHEVRGRRLGIVGYGNIGSQLSVLAEALGMSVLFFDTTDKLALGNARRCGTLDELLAESDVVTLHVDGRVSNNSLFGEEQFARMRAGSIFLNLSRGFVVDHKALRAHMGSGHIAGAAVDVFPVEPKKAGEEFVSDLRGLPNVILTPHVGGSTEEAQQDIGAFVSGKLRDYAADGTTALSVNLPQVALPRAGGTRLLHLHLNTPGVLATVTSLLAEHGINIEGQLLATAGSLGYVVTDVGAAAIEPLAGALRALPETVRLRVLS; encoded by the coding sequence GTGTCCGCGCCCGAGCGCGCCCTGCTGCTCGAGAACATCCATTCCGACGCCGCCTGGACCCTCAAGGATGCCGGTTACGACGTCGAGCGGCTCGACCGCGCGCTCGGCCCGGACGAGCTGGCCGAGCGGGTCGCCGGCGTGCGGCTGTTGGGCATCCGCTCCAACACGACCCTGACCGCTGAGGTGCTCGACGCCGCGCCCGACCTGCTGGCGGTCGGTGCCTTCTGCATCGGCACCAACCAGATCGACCTGGCCGCCGCCGCCGAGCGGGGGGTGGCGGTGTTCAACGCGCCGTTCTCCAACACCCGCAGCGTCGTCGAACTGGCCCTCTCGGAGATCATCGCGCTGACCCGTCGGCTGACCGTGAAGAACGCCGACATGCACGCCGGCCGATGGGACAAGTCGGCAGTCGGGAGCCACGAGGTGCGCGGCCGCCGGCTCGGCATCGTCGGCTACGGCAACATCGGCAGTCAGCTGTCGGTGCTCGCGGAGGCGCTCGGCATGTCGGTGCTGTTCTTCGACACCACCGACAAGCTCGCGCTCGGCAACGCCCGCCGCTGCGGCACTCTCGACGAGCTGCTGGCCGAGTCCGACGTCGTCACGCTGCACGTCGACGGGCGGGTCTCGAACAACAGCCTGTTCGGCGAGGAGCAGTTCGCCCGGATGCGCGCCGGCAGCATCTTCCTCAACCTGTCCCGCGGCTTCGTGGTCGACCACAAGGCACTGCGGGCGCACATGGGGAGCGGCCACATCGCCGGCGCGGCGGTCGACGTCTTCCCGGTGGAGCCGAAGAAGGCCGGAGAGGAGTTCGTCTCGGACCTGAGGGGGCTGCCCAACGTCATCCTCACCCCCCACGTCGGCGGCTCCACCGAAGAGGCGCAGCAGGACATCGGGGCGTTCGTCTCGGGCAAGCTGCGCGACTATGCGGCCGACGGCACCACCGCGCTGAGCGTCAACCTGCCGCAGGTCGCGCTGCCCCGCGCGGGCGGCACCCGGCTGCTGCACCTGCACCTCAACACCCCCGGCGTCCTTGCCACCGTCACCTCGCTGCTGGCCGAGCACGGCATCAACATCGAGGGCCAGCTGCTCGCCACCGCCGGCTCGCTCGGCTACGTCGTCACCGACGTCGGTGCCGCCGCCATCGAGCCGCTGGCGGGGGCGCTGCGGGCACTGCCGGAGACCGTACGCCTGCGCGTCCTGTCGTGA
- a CDS encoding S8 family serine peptidase, which translates to MTLSRRTSLLAGLLSLAVAVTPALAAGPPAAGPERPSGSYDGTRLLVAFDPGTPGAAREHAHRAEGARVENTMPRLNLDVVKLPDGADAVEVAARYEGNPNVAYTDFNHRFSIETDDTLFPDQWGLHNTGQPVTGSLVKGVADVDIDAPEGWDLAFGVGLLETTGGTLTGVLDTGIDRTHIDLLDRTKVCATANSGTGIIVEGTCSDDNLHGTHVAGTIAAHTANGIGVAGVAPNAPLAIFKGLDAAGVGFYADIVAGVDYLSTHKAGVRIISMSIGGPEDDALNKVLSDAYARGTLLVAAAGNDGDSTPSWPAYHRDVLSVSSIDADGKRSSFSTCNSDVEIAAPGRHIWSTFPGNTYGSISGTSMATPHVSGVAAMLIWKKALSASQARSALVNTAQGSGNCNNVGIVNLGSAMGGGSGGTSDPEPVGSGSIAGTVTSGNGKNRSPVSGATVDCGPGGSATTAGDGTYAIGSVPVGSYTCTASAPGLKPKSQNVSVSDGQTTTADFTLR; encoded by the coding sequence ATGACGCTGTCCCGCCGCACCAGCCTGCTCGCCGGCCTGCTCAGCCTTGCGGTGGCGGTGACACCCGCGCTCGCCGCCGGTCCGCCTGCCGCCGGTCCGGAACGGCCGTCCGGCTCCTACGACGGGACGCGGCTGCTGGTCGCCTTCGACCCCGGCACGCCGGGTGCGGCCCGCGAGCACGCGCACCGGGCCGAGGGCGCCCGGGTCGAGAACACGATGCCGCGGCTGAACCTCGACGTGGTGAAGCTCCCCGACGGCGCTGACGCGGTCGAGGTCGCCGCCCGCTACGAGGGCAACCCCAACGTGGCCTACACCGACTTCAACCACAGGTTCTCCATCGAGACCGACGACACGCTGTTCCCGGACCAGTGGGGGCTGCACAACACGGGGCAGCCGGTGACCGGCAGTCTCGTCAAGGGTGTTGCGGACGTCGACATCGACGCCCCCGAGGGCTGGGACCTCGCCTTCGGCGTAGGCCTGCTCGAGACGACCGGCGGGACCCTCACCGGCGTGCTCGACACCGGCATCGACCGCACCCACATCGACCTGTTGGACCGCACGAAGGTCTGCGCGACCGCGAACAGCGGCACCGGGATCATCGTCGAGGGCACCTGCTCGGACGACAACCTGCACGGCACCCACGTCGCCGGAACGATCGCGGCGCACACCGCGAACGGGATCGGTGTGGCGGGCGTGGCCCCGAACGCCCCGCTCGCGATCTTCAAGGGGCTGGATGCCGCGGGCGTCGGCTTCTACGCCGACATCGTCGCCGGTGTCGACTACCTCAGCACGCACAAGGCCGGCGTACGGATCATCAGCATGAGCATCGGCGGCCCCGAGGACGATGCGCTGAACAAGGTGCTCAGCGACGCCTACGCGCGCGGCACGCTGCTCGTCGCGGCCGCCGGCAACGACGGTGACAGCACCCCGAGTTGGCCGGCGTACCACCGGGACGTTCTGTCGGTGTCCTCGATCGACGCCGACGGCAAGCGGTCCAGCTTCAGCACCTGCAACAGCGACGTGGAGATCGCCGCTCCCGGCCGCCACATCTGGTCGACCTTCCCGGGCAACACCTACGGCTCGATCAGCGGCACCTCGATGGCCACCCCACACGTCTCCGGGGTCGCGGCGATGCTGATCTGGAAGAAGGCCCTGTCCGCCTCGCAGGCGCGCAGCGCGCTCGTGAACACGGCGCAGGGCAGCGGGAACTGCAACAACGTCGGCATCGTCAACCTCGGCAGCGCGATGGGCGGCGGCAGCGGCGGCACGAGCGACCCGGAGCCGGTGGGCTCGGGCTCGATCGCCGGCACGGTCACCTCCGGCAACGGCAAGAACAGGTCTCCGGTCTCCGGCGCCACGGTCGACTGCGGCCCGGGCGGGTCGGCGACCACGGCCGGCGACGGCACCTATGCGATCGGCTCCGTCCCGGTCGGCAGCTACACCTGCACCGCCTCCGCCCCGGGCCTGAAGCCCAAGTCGCAGAACGTCTCGGTCAGTGACGGCCAGACGACGACGGCGGACTTCACGCTGCGGTAG
- a CDS encoding EAL domain-containing protein, whose translation MPSVATAQDGARAVLDALRAPVLLLDGRCLVTAANGAAGELLQREVSGQPVEEVLVSPDALRGARRAVAEGASSSCTAEALLPDGSRRAVALHIAPLRLSGEVDGAVVTVERLAGGEPASDAASEAASGTGSGATAAAGSGATADAARGSAAAATTPSRSGSAAVPAPAEVELAEELRQALNGDEIVLHYQPIVRLHDRRPMAAEALVRWDHPRRGLLRPVDFLDTADSAELAGPLAACVLRQAAHTATTWSRTLRSTPPIQIAVNLSERQLLQPDIAALVREALTVADCPAERMLIEVAEGALLQDPEAAGAALRAMKELGVEIAVDDLGTGSSALSYLKRFPIDLVKVDRWLVAGLGTDPEQSAVVAALVSLAQAIGVRCVAEGVETSDQLDVLRRLGCELGQGYLFSRAMNVNAATDWLARAVSPRETSARARSAVEPATVQRILDLQSDGASLHTIAARINAEGHRNTDGRRWHHTSVAQLIAGHRFPGMNV comes from the coding sequence GTGCCCTCGGTCGCGACGGCGCAGGACGGGGCGCGCGCCGTCCTGGACGCGCTGCGTGCGCCGGTGCTGTTGCTGGACGGACGCTGCCTGGTGACGGCCGCCAACGGCGCAGCGGGCGAGCTGCTGCAGCGTGAGGTGAGCGGGCAGCCCGTCGAGGAGGTCCTCGTCTCCCCCGACGCCCTGCGGGGGGCCCGCCGGGCCGTCGCGGAGGGGGCGTCCTCGAGCTGCACCGCCGAAGCCCTGCTGCCCGACGGGTCACGTCGCGCGGTGGCCCTCCACATCGCCCCGCTGCGCCTGTCCGGGGAGGTGGACGGCGCCGTCGTCACCGTCGAGCGGCTGGCCGGAGGCGAGCCGGCCTCCGACGCCGCCTCCGAGGCCGCAAGCGGGACCGGGAGCGGCGCCACTGCCGCAGCCGGGAGCGGCGCCACTGCCGACGCAGCCCGCGGGTCCGCAGCGGCGGCCACGACTCCGTCCCGGTCCGGGTCGGCCGCTGTACCGGCGCCCGCAGAGGTCGAGCTGGCCGAGGAGCTCCGGCAGGCGCTGAACGGCGACGAGATCGTCCTGCACTACCAGCCGATCGTCCGGCTGCACGACCGCAGGCCGATGGCGGCCGAGGCCCTGGTGCGGTGGGACCACCCGCGCCGCGGGCTGCTGCGGCCGGTGGACTTCCTGGACACCGCGGACAGCGCCGAACTCGCCGGGCCACTGGCGGCCTGCGTCCTGCGGCAGGCCGCCCACACCGCGACCACCTGGAGCCGCACGCTGCGCAGCACCCCGCCGATCCAGATCGCGGTGAACCTCTCCGAGCGCCAGCTCCTGCAGCCCGACATCGCGGCGCTCGTCCGCGAGGCGCTCACGGTGGCCGACTGCCCGGCGGAACGGATGCTGATCGAGGTGGCGGAGGGGGCGCTCCTGCAGGATCCCGAGGCCGCAGGAGCCGCCCTGCGTGCCATGAAGGAGCTGGGGGTCGAGATCGCGGTCGACGACCTCGGCACCGGCAGTTCGGCGCTGTCCTACCTCAAGCGGTTCCCGATCGACCTGGTCAAGGTGGACCGGTGGCTCGTGGCAGGACTCGGCACCGACCCCGAGCAGAGTGCCGTCGTGGCAGCCCTGGTGTCGCTCGCCCAGGCCATCGGCGTGCGGTGTGTGGCCGAGGGCGTCGAGACCAGCGACCAGCTCGACGTCCTGCGCCGGCTGGGTTGCGAGCTCGGCCAGGGCTACCTGTTCAGCCGGGCGATGAACGTGAACGCGGCCACCGACTGGCTGGCGCGTGCGGTGTCACCCCGCGAGACGTCGGCCCGCGCCAGGAGTGCAGTGGAACCGGCGACGGTGCAGCGGATCCTGGACCTGCAGTCCGACGGGGCCAGCCTGCACACCATCGCGGCCCGGATCAACGCCGAGGGGCACCGCAACACCGACGGCCGGCGCTGGCACCACACCTCGGTCGCGCAGCTCATCGCCGGGCACCGCTTCCCCGGCATGAACGTCTGA